In one window of Maribacter sp. BPC-D8 DNA:
- a CDS encoding amidohydrolase family protein, protein MTTPIFAQSLEGDGPHSQLIIRGVMLINGNGAPPQGPIDIVVENNIIKEVKVVGYPGVAIDDAKRPQLKAGGKELDCTGMYLMPGFIDMHTHIGGDAQGADPDYVFKLWMAHGVTTVREVAGRGIDIAMDLKHKSEKNEIIAPRIISYTAFGQTSKSFNPLNDIPISTAEQAREWVRANAKKGADGIKFFGAEPAIMAAALDENKKLGLGSACHHAQMSVARWNVLHSARAGLTSMEHWYGLPEALFNDRTVQDFPLDYNYQNEQDRFENAGKLWEQAAEPYSEHWNNVMNELLALDFTLDPTFNIYEASRDLQRARRAEWHEDYTLPSLWEFYQPSKVSHGSYWHDWGTEQEVAWRKNYKLWMTFINEYKNRGGRVTTGSDSGFIFQLYGFAYIRELELMREAGFHPLEIIQSATLNGAEALGLDDKLGSVTIGKLADFVIVEENPLQNFKVLYGTGAIKLTDDNEVVRVGGVKYTVKDGIVYDSKALLADVKRQVDEAKAKSNYTIKQPGIKN, encoded by the coding sequence ATGACAACACCCATATTTGCACAATCGTTAGAAGGCGACGGTCCACATTCTCAATTGATCATTAGAGGCGTTATGCTTATTAACGGCAACGGTGCGCCACCACAAGGACCGATAGATATCGTAGTTGAAAATAACATCATAAAAGAAGTAAAAGTTGTTGGCTACCCAGGTGTCGCTATCGATGATGCTAAAAGACCGCAATTAAAAGCAGGTGGCAAAGAATTAGATTGTACCGGCATGTATTTAATGCCTGGTTTTATAGATATGCATACCCATATTGGCGGAGATGCCCAAGGTGCAGACCCAGATTATGTATTTAAACTTTGGATGGCTCACGGCGTAACTACCGTACGTGAAGTTGCAGGAAGAGGTATTGACATTGCGATGGATTTAAAACATAAAAGCGAGAAAAATGAAATCATCGCCCCGCGCATTATTTCATATACTGCTTTCGGGCAAACGAGTAAATCATTCAATCCGTTGAACGATATTCCGATTTCTACTGCAGAACAGGCAAGAGAATGGGTACGCGCGAACGCTAAAAAAGGAGCTGATGGTATTAAATTCTTTGGTGCCGAACCTGCGATTATGGCAGCAGCTTTAGATGAAAATAAAAAGTTAGGTTTAGGTTCTGCCTGCCACCATGCACAAATGAGTGTAGCCCGTTGGAATGTTTTACATTCCGCCAGAGCAGGTTTAACATCAATGGAACATTGGTACGGTTTACCTGAAGCGCTGTTTAATGACAGAACCGTACAAGATTTTCCGTTGGACTATAACTATCAAAATGAACAAGATCGCTTTGAAAATGCTGGGAAATTATGGGAACAAGCTGCAGAACCATATTCTGAGCATTGGAATAATGTTATGAATGAATTATTAGCGCTGGATTTCACCTTAGACCCTACTTTCAATATTTATGAAGCTAGTAGAGATCTACAGCGTGCTAGAAGAGCTGAGTGGCATGAAGATTATACATTGCCTTCTTTATGGGAATTCTATCAGCCTAGTAAAGTATCTCACGGTTCTTATTGGCATGATTGGGGTACAGAGCAAGAAGTTGCCTGGAGAAAGAATTATAAACTGTGGATGACCTTTATCAATGAATATAAAAATAGAGGTGGTAGAGTAACAACAGGATCAGATTCCGGATTCATATTCCAACTATACGGCTTTGCTTACATACGAGAACTAGAACTTATGCGTGAAGCAGGATTTCATCCGTTAGAAATTATACAATCTGCAACCTTAAACGGAGCTGAAGCATTAGGTTTGGATGACAAATTAGGTTCGGTAACTATAGGCAAATTGGCAGACTTTGTCATTGTAGAGGAAAATCCGCTTCAAAATTTCAAAGTATTATATGGCACAGGAGCTATAAAACTGACCGATGATAACGAGGTGGTTCGTGTTGGCGGCGTAAAATATACCGTTAAAGATGGAATCGTTTATGATTCTAAAGCATTATTGGCAGATGTCAAAAGACAAGTAGATGAGGCTAAAGCTAAAAGTAACTACACTATTAAGCAGCCTGGTATAAAGAATTAA
- a CDS encoding DEAD/DEAH box helicase, translating to MALFTDLKISRNLEKALADLGFENTTPIQEEAFPIVMSGSDVVGIAQTGTGKTFAYLLPILNTLSFSKEIHPKVIILVPTRELVVQVVAEAEKLAKYAGIRVLGVFGGKSMLRQKEALALGTDVLVATPARLYDLILTKAVQLKQVKKLVIDEVDVMLDLGFRFQLVNIFELLPQKRQNIMFSATMTDDIELFITDFFTGVQKIAIAVSGTPLENITQYGYATPNFYTKVNLLVSLLQNEETYHKVLVFVSSKRSADLLFKELAEFFSEEICIIHSNKTQNYRLRSINQFDEGKNRILVTTDVMARGLDLQEISHVINFDTPKFPENYMHRIGRTGRAEKEGTSILLYTEQEEEAKDAIEDLMSHKVNLLPLPNDVKIATQLTFDEQPKHREHENPLNINEDERGASFHDKSDKNKKENQGGSYKRIIKKKYTKSKTRGDKNYGKRGRHKF from the coding sequence ATGGCGTTGTTTACCGATTTGAAGATTTCTAGAAATTTAGAGAAAGCCTTGGCTGATTTAGGTTTCGAAAATACAACCCCAATTCAAGAGGAAGCTTTCCCTATTGTAATGAGTGGTAGCGACGTTGTTGGTATTGCTCAAACAGGTACAGGTAAAACATTTGCTTATCTGCTTCCTATTTTAAATACACTGAGTTTTTCTAAAGAAATTCATCCAAAGGTTATTATTCTAGTACCTACGCGTGAACTAGTTGTGCAAGTAGTGGCAGAGGCAGAAAAATTAGCTAAATATGCAGGCATTCGTGTTCTTGGTGTATTTGGTGGTAAAAGTATGTTGCGTCAAAAAGAGGCTCTAGCTTTAGGTACAGATGTTCTCGTAGCAACACCTGCAAGATTGTATGATTTAATTCTTACTAAAGCCGTACAATTGAAACAAGTAAAGAAACTTGTTATTGATGAGGTCGATGTAATGTTAGATTTAGGTTTTAGGTTTCAGCTCGTAAATATTTTTGAGCTTTTACCACAGAAGAGACAGAATATCATGTTTTCGGCCACGATGACCGATGATATTGAATTGTTTATAACTGATTTCTTTACCGGTGTTCAGAAAATTGCGATTGCCGTTAGTGGAACTCCACTAGAAAATATTACCCAATACGGGTATGCTACACCTAACTTTTATACGAAAGTAAATCTGTTGGTCAGTTTATTGCAAAACGAAGAAACGTACCACAAGGTACTAGTATTTGTTTCAAGCAAACGTAGTGCCGATTTACTCTTTAAAGAGTTAGCAGAATTTTTTAGTGAAGAAATATGTATTATTCACTCGAACAAAACACAGAACTATAGACTACGTTCCATTAATCAATTCGACGAGGGAAAGAATCGTATTTTAGTAACTACCGACGTTATGGCTCGTGGATTAGATTTACAAGAGATATCTCACGTTATAAATTTTGACACGCCTAAATTTCCAGAAAACTATATGCACCGAATCGGTAGAACGGGTAGGGCAGAGAAAGAAGGTACTTCTATTCTGTTATATACAGAGCAAGAAGAAGAGGCTAAAGATGCCATTGAAGATTTAATGTCACATAAAGTCAATTTATTACCATTACCTAATGATGTTAAAATTGCAACGCAACTTACTTTCGACGAGCAACCTAAACATAGAGAGCACGAGAATCCTTTAAATATTAATGAAGATGAACGTGGAGCTAGTTTTCACGATAAGTCTGATAAGAATAAAAAGGAAAACCAAGGTGGTTCGTATAAGCGTATCATTAAAAAGAAATACACGAAATCTAAAACTCGTGGCGATAAGAACTACGGTAAACGCGGTAGACACAAATTTTAA
- a CDS encoding amidohydrolase codes for MKKQLFFLLVTTLLVCSCGAESVKADLIITNANIWTGNTNSPKAEAMAIKADTILAIGSLDEIQKFKGSSTEIKDVGGKFITPGFIDTHVHLLMGGNSLLSVQLRDASTKQEFIDRISGFAKKIKSGQWIVEGNWDHTLWGGELPNKDWIDEFTGDNPVAIYRMDGHMILANSAALKISGIDENSPDVENGEIVKNPDGTPTGILKSEAMYLVLNKIPKLTDSEKEEALSAAQDYLVSQGVTTVHDVDSLGGYEILDKMNSNKQLKVRVYAADPLKYWKTISKDTKDSKWLKNGLMKGFVDGSLGSHTAAFDEPYSDKQDDNGLFIVDVDSLGSWISNADKKQLQITVHAIGDRANSTILNIYDSVVQNNGKNDRRLRIEHAQHLNVEDINRFSKLDVITSMQPYHAIDDGRWAEELIGHERIKTTYAFKSILDANTTLVFSSDWPVAPASPLYGMYAAVTRRTLDGKNNDGWVPEQKINVEQALAAYTKDAAYSSFDEDVKGTLEPGKLADFVILSDNVLEVEPTTLKDVKVLETYVGGKKMYGNDLDANR; via the coding sequence ATGAAAAAGCAACTATTCTTTTTATTGGTGACTACATTATTGGTATGCTCTTGTGGTGCTGAAAGTGTAAAAGCAGATTTGATAATTACCAATGCCAATATTTGGACAGGTAATACCAATTCTCCAAAAGCCGAGGCTATGGCTATAAAGGCAGATACTATTTTGGCTATTGGCTCTTTAGATGAAATTCAAAAGTTTAAAGGTTCAAGTACTGAGATTAAAGATGTAGGAGGAAAATTCATCACCCCAGGATTTATAGATACTCATGTGCATTTATTAATGGGAGGTAATAGTCTTTTAAGTGTACAATTAAGAGATGCTAGCACAAAGCAGGAATTTATTGATAGAATTTCTGGGTTTGCTAAAAAGATAAAATCTGGTCAGTGGATTGTTGAAGGAAATTGGGATCATACGCTTTGGGGAGGAGAGTTACCTAATAAAGACTGGATAGATGAATTTACTGGTGATAATCCTGTTGCTATTTACAGAATGGACGGTCACATGATTTTAGCCAATTCAGCAGCACTCAAAATTTCGGGTATTGATGAAAATAGTCCCGATGTAGAAAATGGGGAAATTGTTAAAAATCCTGATGGTACTCCCACTGGTATTCTTAAGAGTGAAGCTATGTATTTAGTTTTGAATAAAATACCAAAGCTTACTGATTCGGAAAAAGAAGAAGCCCTAAGTGCAGCCCAAGATTATTTAGTTTCTCAGGGTGTAACCACCGTACATGATGTAGATAGTTTAGGTGGTTACGAGATTTTAGATAAAATGAATTCTAATAAACAACTGAAGGTAAGAGTGTATGCTGCTGATCCTCTGAAGTATTGGAAAACAATTTCTAAGGATACAAAAGATTCAAAATGGTTGAAAAATGGACTCATGAAGGGTTTCGTAGATGGGTCTCTAGGGTCACATACGGCAGCTTTTGATGAACCGTATTCAGATAAGCAAGATGATAATGGTCTGTTTATTGTCGATGTAGATAGTTTAGGTAGCTGGATTTCTAATGCCGATAAAAAGCAATTGCAAATTACCGTTCATGCTATTGGTGATCGGGCAAACAGTACTATTCTAAACATATATGATAGTGTAGTTCAAAATAACGGTAAAAATGATCGACGATTAAGAATAGAACATGCGCAACATTTGAATGTAGAAGATATCAATAGATTTTCTAAACTAGATGTTATTACCAGTATGCAACCTTATCACGCAATTGATGATGGTAGATGGGCAGAAGAGCTTATCGGACATGAGCGAATTAAAACTACCTATGCCTTCAAATCAATATTAGATGCAAATACAACTTTAGTGTTTAGTAGTGATTGGCCTGTGGCACCTGCTTCTCCATTATATGGTATGTACGCAGCGGTTACCAGACGCACATTAGATGGAAAGAATAATGATGGTTGGGTTCCTGAGCAGAAAATTAATGTGGAACAAGCATTAGCTGCATATACAAAAGATGCTGCTTACAGCTCTTTTGATGAAGATGTAAAAGGAACATTAGAACCAGGCAAGTTGGCTGATTTTGTTATTTTGAGTGATAATGTACTTGAAGTAGAACCAACAACTTTAAAAGATGTGAAGGTCTTGGAGACCTATGTTGGTGGTAAAAAGATGTACGGCAATGATTTAGATGCTAATAGATAA
- a CDS encoding ABC transporter permease — MAWRDGKASGKRLLLFMASIILGIAAVVSIQSFSDNLKDNIGLQSKALMGADFLIDSNQPANERVTELMDSLGGYDAREVNFASMAAFPKSLATKLVQVRAIEGDFPFYGELETEPASAAKEYLEKGGALVDATAMLQYNLKPGDSVKLGTTTFAIVGSLITAPGSTGIGATAAPPIIVPFRFMEESGLLQRGSRLGYNYYFNNDKADLEALSKNVDPLLDAENADMDTHTDTSERLGRRYENVGRFLNLVAFIALLLGCVGIASSVHIYIKEKLKAVAVLKCLGATRKQTFLIYLIQIAGMGLLGGLIGTVKGLLLQQTFPLILQEFLPFQVEISTSFQAIFVGLLLGVCMSVLFALSPLVNTWFVSPLQVLRVQEDTSKKARPYQIWVVVAIVLFVLLFAFWLLGRWEFALSFVAGILVTFSILAGVSILFMRLIKRYFPKSWSFAARQSLLNLFRPNNQTVVLVLAIGIGTFLISTLYFTKDFLLAKTSFEASAESPNLILFDVQTDQRDAVANTITPKGLPVIDNIPIVTMRLERIKDRDVNDIRLDTTTRVNKWILSHEFRTTYRDSMIGSEKLLEGDWIPSVDPNAKVIPISLADNVANDALVTIGDTLIFNVQGKLMTTVVGNIRQVDWARMQLNFSIVFPKGVLENAPQFHVVTTNAPDKKSSADLQRELVKKFPNVSIIDLRQVVTLVEDILDKISWVISFMAFFSILTGIIVLIGSVRNSKYQRIRESVLLRTLGAQSNQILKINALEYLFLGVLGSGVGVLLSLLSSFLLAYFIFDTPFIPSWVPFLIVLPGITLLVLAIGLMNSRGVLNSPPLQVLRKEGN, encoded by the coding sequence ATGGCCTGGCGCGATGGCAAAGCTAGCGGTAAACGACTGTTATTATTCATGGCATCTATTATTCTAGGTATCGCAGCAGTGGTGTCTATACAATCTTTTAGTGATAACCTTAAAGATAATATCGGTTTACAATCAAAAGCACTCATGGGTGCTGATTTTCTTATAGATAGCAATCAGCCTGCAAACGAAAGGGTAACAGAATTAATGGATTCTTTAGGTGGGTACGATGCTAGAGAAGTCAATTTTGCCTCAATGGCGGCATTCCCCAAAAGCCTAGCTACAAAATTGGTACAAGTACGGGCTATCGAAGGTGATTTTCCTTTTTATGGGGAGTTAGAAACTGAACCTGCCTCAGCTGCAAAAGAATATTTAGAAAAAGGCGGAGCGTTGGTTGATGCCACCGCAATGCTTCAATATAATTTAAAACCAGGCGATAGTGTAAAGTTGGGTACAACCACATTTGCTATTGTTGGGTCTTTAATCACGGCACCTGGTAGTACTGGTATTGGTGCGACAGCTGCACCACCCATTATTGTACCATTTCGTTTTATGGAAGAAAGCGGACTCTTGCAACGTGGTAGTCGTTTGGGGTACAATTACTATTTCAATAATGATAAGGCAGATTTAGAAGCACTGAGTAAAAATGTAGATCCATTATTAGATGCCGAAAATGCAGATATGGACACCCATACCGATACTAGTGAGCGATTAGGTCGCAGATATGAAAATGTAGGTCGGTTCTTAAATTTGGTTGCATTTATTGCACTTCTTTTGGGGTGTGTTGGTATTGCTAGCTCTGTTCATATTTATATAAAAGAGAAACTAAAGGCAGTAGCAGTTCTTAAGTGTTTGGGTGCTACACGTAAACAAACCTTTCTAATCTACCTGATTCAAATTGCAGGAATGGGATTGTTGGGCGGACTTATAGGTACCGTGAAAGGCTTGTTGTTGCAACAGACTTTTCCGCTTATACTTCAAGAGTTTTTGCCTTTTCAAGTAGAAATATCAACTTCTTTTCAAGCGATATTTGTTGGCTTATTGTTAGGTGTATGCATGTCGGTTTTATTTGCATTGTCGCCATTAGTAAATACATGGTTTGTTTCGCCTTTACAGGTATTACGCGTGCAAGAAGATACGAGTAAAAAGGCAAGACCTTATCAAATTTGGGTTGTGGTTGCCATTGTTCTTTTTGTATTATTATTCGCTTTTTGGTTATTGGGCAGATGGGAGTTCGCATTGAGTTTCGTAGCAGGTATTTTGGTGACATTTTCCATTTTAGCGGGAGTGTCAATTTTATTTATGCGATTGATTAAACGCTATTTTCCGAAGTCTTGGAGTTTTGCCGCTCGACAAAGTTTGTTGAATTTATTCCGACCAAATAATCAGACTGTAGTATTGGTTTTAGCTATTGGGATTGGTACGTTTTTAATAAGTACATTATATTTTACAAAAGATTTTCTTCTTGCAAAAACCTCGTTCGAAGCGAGTGCTGAGAGTCCGAATTTGATATTATTCGATGTACAGACAGACCAACGAGATGCTGTAGCAAATACCATTACTCCGAAAGGATTACCTGTTATAGATAACATACCGATTGTAACCATGCGTTTAGAGCGTATAAAAGATCGAGACGTTAATGATATTCGATTAGATACTACAACTAGAGTTAACAAATGGATTCTTAGCCATGAGTTTAGAACGACCTATAGGGATTCTATGATCGGTTCTGAAAAGTTGTTGGAAGGGGACTGGATACCTTCTGTTGATCCTAATGCCAAAGTAATACCTATTTCGTTGGCAGATAATGTAGCAAATGATGCTTTAGTAACTATTGGTGATACCTTAATATTTAATGTTCAAGGTAAACTAATGACTACGGTAGTGGGTAATATTCGACAAGTAGATTGGGCACGTATGCAACTCAATTTCTCTATTGTCTTCCCTAAAGGAGTGTTAGAAAATGCACCACAGTTTCATGTGGTGACTACTAATGCACCAGATAAAAAGTCTTCAGCTGATTTACAACGAGAGCTGGTTAAGAAATTCCCCAATGTATCTATCATCGATTTAAGACAGGTAGTAACCTTGGTTGAAGACATTTTAGATAAGATTTCATGGGTCATATCTTTTATGGCATTCTTTAGTATTCTTACCGGTATTATTGTGTTGATAGGATCTGTTCGAAACAGTAAATACCAACGAATTCGTGAAAGTGTTTTACTAAGAACACTTGGTGCTCAGAGTAACCAAATATTAAAAATTAATGCTTTAGAATATTTATTTCTTGGTGTTTTGGGCAGCGGGGTAGGAGTGTTGCTTTCTTTACTAAGTAGCTTTCTACTAGCATATTTTATTTTCGATACGCCATTTATTCCGTCGTGGGTGCCATTTTTAATTGTTTTACCTGGTATTACGTTATTAGTTCTTGCCATCGGTTTAATGAATAGTAGAGGGGTCTTGAATAGTCCGCCATTGCAGGTGTTGCGAAAAGAAGGTAATTAA
- a CDS encoding ABC transporter ATP-binding protein, which yields MTKILNVRNLKKTYSSGSKNLTVIDDITFSIEEGDTFAIVGPSGSGKTTLLGLCAGLDEINEGVIELCGEDLSRLNEDQRALLRNEKVGFIFQDFQLLPTLTALENVSVPLELQGAANASKDAMELLNKVGLADRHDHYPSQLSGGEQQRVALARAFSNKPSILFADEPTGNLDEETGEKVIKLLFDLNKEMGTTLVIVTHDLELANLNKHVLRLKGGKIVINETTSIS from the coding sequence ATGACAAAGATATTAAACGTACGTAATCTAAAGAAAACGTATTCAAGCGGATCTAAAAATTTGACAGTAATTGATGATATTACTTTTTCTATTGAAGAAGGTGACACTTTTGCTATTGTTGGTCCGTCAGGTAGCGGCAAAACCACATTATTAGGACTCTGTGCCGGATTAGATGAAATCAACGAGGGCGTAATAGAACTTTGTGGAGAGGATTTAAGTAGATTGAACGAAGATCAACGTGCACTTTTAAGAAATGAAAAAGTGGGATTTATTTTTCAAGACTTTCAATTACTACCAACTTTGACTGCTTTAGAAAATGTAAGTGTACCTCTAGAATTACAGGGAGCCGCCAATGCTTCTAAAGATGCGATGGAACTTTTAAATAAAGTTGGTTTGGCTGATCGTCATGATCATTACCCATCTCAATTGTCTGGTGGTGAACAGCAACGGGTTGCCTTGGCAAGGGCATTTTCTAACAAGCCTTCTATACTTTTTGCAGATGAGCCAACGGGTAATTTAGACGAGGAAACTGGTGAAAAGGTCATTAAATTATTATTTGATCTTAATAAAGAAATGGGCACTACATTGGTCATTGTTACTCATGATTTAGAGCTGGCAAACCTGAACAAGCATGTATTACGACTTAAAGGTGGTAAAATAGTAATCAACGAAACCACTTCTATATCTTGA
- a CDS encoding arylesterase, which translates to MLKVLKFRYFLVVLLFVGCGETPEKKTPNTQTEAVSSVEKEAISADDNVILFYGNSLTAAYGLDTKEGFPNRIQQRLDSLGLDYKVINSGLSGETTSGGLNRLDWVLNQPVDIFVLELGANDGLRGIPITESMNNLQSMIEMVKEKNSETQIILAGMQIPPNMGADYASQFKMMYPALAESNDIRLIPFLLEGVAGIPKLNLEDGIHPTTEGQRIVTENVWEILKTIVLPQGGTEVTEELVEELN; encoded by the coding sequence ATGTTGAAAGTATTAAAGTTTCGTTATTTTTTAGTGGTGTTGTTATTCGTTGGATGTGGGGAAACTCCAGAAAAGAAAACACCTAACACCCAAACAGAAGCTGTAAGTAGTGTTGAAAAGGAAGCTATTTCTGCGGATGACAACGTGATATTGTTTTACGGAAACAGCCTTACCGCTGCCTATGGCTTAGATACAAAGGAAGGATTCCCAAATAGAATTCAACAACGATTAGATTCTTTAGGCTTGGATTATAAGGTTATAAATTCCGGATTGAGCGGAGAAACTACCTCTGGCGGATTAAATCGTTTAGATTGGGTGCTAAATCAGCCAGTAGATATTTTTGTTTTGGAATTGGGCGCCAATGACGGATTGCGAGGAATACCCATTACAGAGTCTATGAATAATTTGCAATCGATGATCGAAATGGTGAAAGAAAAAAATTCGGAAACTCAAATAATATTGGCAGGTATGCAAATACCACCAAATATGGGTGCAGATTATGCTTCTCAATTTAAGATGATGTATCCTGCCTTGGCAGAATCTAATGATATAAGGTTGATCCCGTTTTTATTGGAAGGTGTTGCCGGTATTCCGAAATTGAACTTAGAAGATGGCATTCACCCAACTACAGAAGGGCAGCGAATAGTAACAGAAAATGTTTGGGAAATTTTAAAAACCATTGTATTACCTCAAGGGGGAACAGAGGTAACCGAGGAACTTGTAGAAGAATTAAACTAG
- a CDS encoding peptidoglycan DD-metalloendopeptidase family protein, translated as MNTLLQALESYAAKTISILDTTISSDLYVPLDLSKYNEALMDLDITDHAVCQAYIDDVLKSKQGVIAYGGYLEQRNLYNDKEGFTSSSKPVRNIHLGIDFWCDAGTKVIVPLDGKVHSFKNNTTIGDYGPTIILEHVLNEITFYTLYGHLAVDSLSGFYKGKIFKAGDVLATLGTPDINVNYAPHLHFQIIKDLKGNEGDYPGVCAEGQLSFYKENCPDPNVLFKLL; from the coding sequence ATGAATACATTACTTCAAGCTCTAGAATCTTACGCTGCAAAAACTATCTCTATTTTAGATACCACTATTTCATCTGACTTATATGTGCCATTAGATCTTTCTAAATACAATGAAGCTTTGATGGATTTAGATATTACTGATCATGCTGTTTGTCAAGCTTACATCGATGATGTGCTTAAAAGTAAACAAGGTGTTATCGCCTACGGCGGATATTTAGAACAAAGAAACTTATATAATGATAAGGAAGGTTTTACCTCTAGCAGTAAACCTGTTCGAAATATTCATTTAGGAATTGACTTTTGGTGTGATGCCGGTACTAAAGTCATTGTGCCGTTAGACGGAAAGGTTCATAGTTTTAAAAACAATACCACTATTGGTGATTACGGACCAACTATTATTTTAGAACATGTTTTAAATGAAATTACCTTCTATACCTTATATGGTCACCTAGCTGTAGATTCTTTATCAGGCTTTTATAAAGGTAAGATCTTTAAAGCAGGAGATGTGCTCGCCACCCTTGGTACACCCGATATTAACGTAAACTACGCACCGCACCTTCATTTTCAAATTATAAAGGACTTAAAAGGTAACGAAGGCGATTACCCAGGTGTATGTGCTGAAGGGCAGCTATCCTTTTATAAAGAGAATTGCCCTGATCCGAATGTGCTATTTAAGTTATTATAA
- the msrA gene encoding peptide-methionine (S)-S-oxide reductase MsrA, whose amino-acid sequence MKLLQITLLACATLIATSCQSKVKKNTISENTEITETEHEEIEEEVKLSPQQLSKYETAYFASGCFWCVEAIFESVKGVKEVVSGYAGGEQKNPTYEEVGYGKTDHAEAVEVYYDPNEISFTQLVQVFFGSHDPTQLNRQGPDRGRQYRSIAFYKNDEQKNIIESYIQALTDKKVYDNDPITTEVVPYTIFYKAESYHQNYEKNNPNNSYIRNVSIPRLNRFKENFGDYLKKSAH is encoded by the coding sequence ATGAAATTATTACAAATCACTTTATTGGCCTGCGCGACCTTGATTGCGACCAGTTGCCAATCTAAAGTCAAGAAAAATACCATTTCTGAAAACACAGAAATTACAGAAACGGAACACGAAGAGATTGAGGAAGAAGTAAAATTGAGTCCGCAACAATTAAGTAAATACGAAACCGCTTATTTTGCCAGCGGATGCTTTTGGTGTGTAGAAGCTATTTTTGAAAGTGTAAAAGGTGTTAAAGAAGTGGTTTCTGGCTATGCAGGCGGGGAACAAAAGAACCCAACATACGAAGAAGTAGGTTATGGTAAAACTGACCACGCCGAGGCTGTTGAAGTATATTACGACCCAAATGAAATTTCATTCACCCAATTGGTTCAAGTATTCTTTGGTTCTCATGACCCAACTCAATTAAATAGACAAGGTCCGGATCGTGGTAGACAATATCGATCCATCGCTTTTTATAAGAACGATGAGCAAAAGAATATCATTGAGAGTTATATTCAGGCACTTACAGATAAAAAAGTGTATGATAATGATCCAATTACCACAGAAGTTGTACCTTATACTATATTTTACAAGGCAGAGTCATATCATCAAAATTATGAAAAGAACAATCCTAACAACTCGTATATTAGAAACGTTTCTATACCGAGATTAAATAGATTTAAAGAGAACTTTGGAGATTATCTGAAGAAGAGTGCCCATTAA